In Leisingera sp. NJS204, the following are encoded in one genomic region:
- a CDS encoding FAD-binding oxidoreductase: MMLNSADTAFANRLSNLLPEGVLRPPEPRYLEEPRGRYQGQAGVLALPQTVEQVSRLIREANAARVPVVPYGGGTSLVGGQVMPDGPAPLVLSLERMKAIRSVHPQENVLIAEAGAILADVQTAAEGAGRLFPLSLAAEGSARIGGNLSTNAGGVNVLRYGNARDLCLGLEAVLPSGDIWHGLSRLRKDNTGYDLKNLLIGAEGTLGVITAAALKLSPIPVTQGTALFTVKDPAAAIALLALARGHAGESVSAFELIHRQGLAFLAEALPEIRQPFDDTPEWCVLIELGLPQGVVAEDTLAELFEAAEAAGLVADGVIAQSGSQRQALWAVRENIPLANKAIGSVSSHDISVPISDIPAFIERGREMVAGLGDFRINCFGHLGDGNLHYNVFPPKGQSRDQFRHMREAVKTAVHDLVHAFGGSFSAEHGVGRMKTGDLERYGDPVKLAAMRAIKQALDPNGIMNPGAVLKAG, translated from the coding sequence ATGATGCTGAACTCTGCAGATACTGCTTTTGCCAACCGCCTCTCGAACCTGCTGCCGGAAGGCGTGCTGCGGCCGCCGGAGCCGCGATATCTTGAGGAACCGCGCGGCCGCTACCAGGGGCAGGCAGGGGTGCTGGCCTTGCCGCAGACGGTGGAGCAGGTCTCACGGTTGATCCGCGAGGCCAATGCCGCCCGGGTGCCGGTTGTGCCCTATGGCGGCGGCACCAGCCTGGTCGGCGGCCAGGTGATGCCGGATGGCCCGGCGCCGCTGGTGCTGTCGCTGGAACGGATGAAGGCAATCCGGTCGGTCCACCCGCAGGAAAATGTCCTGATTGCCGAAGCGGGGGCCATTCTGGCGGATGTCCAGACAGCGGCGGAAGGGGCAGGGCGGCTGTTTCCCCTGTCTCTGGCAGCAGAGGGATCAGCCAGGATCGGCGGCAACCTTTCGACGAATGCCGGCGGCGTCAACGTGCTGCGCTATGGCAATGCACGCGACCTCTGCCTGGGGCTGGAGGCGGTGCTGCCTTCTGGAGACATCTGGCACGGGCTGTCGCGTTTGCGCAAAGACAACACGGGTTATGACCTGAAAAACCTGCTGATCGGCGCCGAGGGCACGCTGGGGGTTATCACTGCCGCCGCGCTGAAGCTGTCGCCGATCCCTGTCACGCAGGGAACCGCGCTTTTCACAGTGAAGGACCCTGCTGCTGCCATTGCGCTGCTGGCTCTGGCCCGCGGCCACGCCGGCGAATCCGTCAGTGCTTTTGAACTGATCCACCGGCAAGGTCTGGCGTTTCTGGCGGAGGCTCTGCCGGAGATCCGCCAGCCGTTTGACGACACGCCTGAGTGGTGCGTGCTGATCGAATTGGGCTTGCCGCAGGGCGTGGTTGCTGAGGACACTCTGGCAGAGTTGTTCGAAGCCGCAGAGGCGGCAGGACTGGTTGCGGATGGCGTGATTGCCCAGTCCGGATCCCAGCGGCAGGCGCTGTGGGCGGTGCGCGAGAATATTCCGCTGGCCAACAAGGCAATCGGATCGGTTTCCAGCCACGACATCTCGGTGCCGATCTCGGATATTCCTGCCTTCATCGAACGGGGCAGAGAGATGGTCGCAGGCCTTGGTGATTTCCGCATCAACTGCTTTGGCCATCTGGGGGACGGCAACCTGCACTACAATGTGTTCCCGCCAAAGGGGCAATCCCGCGACCAATTCAGGCACATGCGTGAAGCAGTTAAAACGGCGGTGCATGATCTGGTTCATGCCTTTGGCGGCTCTTTCAGTGCTGAGCACGGGGTCGGGCGGATGAAAACGGGCGACCTGGAACGCTATGGCGACCCGGTCAAGCTGGCGGCCATGCGGGCAATCAAGCAGGCACTGGATCCCAACGGCATCATGAATCCTGGCGCGGTGCTGAAGGCCGGCTGA
- a CDS encoding adenine phosphoribosyltransferase has protein sequence MPKKPAVQDYIRTIVDFPHEGILFRDVTTLFADPRGFRMAIDQMLHPYAGERIDKVVGLEARGFILGGAIAHQLSVGFVPVRKKGKLPGTTISEEYKLEYGEAIVEIHDDAIKPGEKILVVDDLLATGGTAGAGIKLIERLGGEIVSCSFIVDLPELGGRKLLESMGMDVHVLCEFDGL, from the coding sequence ATGCCCAAGAAGCCCGCCGTCCAGGATTACATCCGCACCATCGTTGATTTCCCCCATGAAGGGATCCTGTTCCGCGATGTGACCACGCTGTTTGCCGATCCGCGCGGTTTCCGCATGGCGATCGACCAGATGCTGCATCCCTATGCGGGTGAACGGATCGACAAAGTGGTGGGGCTTGAAGCACGCGGTTTTATCCTGGGCGGCGCGATTGCCCATCAGCTGAGCGTCGGCTTTGTGCCCGTCCGCAAGAAAGGCAAGCTGCCCGGCACCACCATCAGCGAAGAGTACAAGCTGGAATACGGCGAGGCGATTGTCGAGATCCACGACGACGCCATCAAGCCGGGCGAGAAGATCCTGGTAGTTGATGACCTCTTGGCAACCGGCGGCACTGCGGGCGCGGGAATTAAGCTGATCGAGCGGCTGGGCGGCGAGATTGTCTCTTGCTCCTTCATCGTGGACCTGCCGGAACTGGGTGGCCGCAAGCTGTTGGAGAGCATGGGCATGGATGTGCATGTGCTGTGCGAATTCGACGGCCTCTGA
- a CDS encoding DUF418 domain-containing protein, giving the protein MRLHGLDIARFLAFCGMVLVNFRIAAQVAPGTDAISLFTNSLEGRAAALFVVLAGIGVSLGKPDRATMFRRAVFLFAIGLLNLTIFDADILHFYALYFLVALPFLTVSSRMLLWAAAGTLAIGLAGLLLLDYEAHWNWDTLTYAEFWTLEGFLRHSFFNGWHPAFPWAAFLFLGMWIGRLDLASRRVQARMIVWGVAAAVLGALPGMLLQDPELAELFGTSAIPPGPFYIIAASGTAVAVTGLMLAIGPALDKAGLGEWLAAPGRQALSLYAAHILLGMGTLEAMGQLDGSLGTSRIFGYSLGFCALSMVLVWIWNIFARNGPLEALMRWSTRFPR; this is encoded by the coding sequence ATGCGCCTTCACGGATTGGACATCGCCCGCTTCCTTGCCTTTTGCGGCATGGTGCTGGTCAACTTCCGCATTGCGGCGCAGGTGGCGCCGGGAACCGATGCAATCTCTCTGTTCACCAACAGCCTGGAGGGCCGCGCAGCCGCGCTGTTTGTGGTGCTGGCAGGAATCGGGGTGTCGCTGGGCAAGCCGGACCGGGCAACGATGTTCCGGCGCGCTGTGTTCCTGTTTGCGATCGGCCTTTTGAACCTGACCATATTCGACGCCGACATCCTGCACTTCTATGCGCTGTATTTCCTGGTGGCGCTGCCGTTCCTGACCGTCTCCAGCCGGATGCTGCTTTGGGCCGCCGCGGGCACGCTGGCAATCGGGCTGGCAGGGCTGCTGTTGCTGGATTACGAGGCGCATTGGAACTGGGACACGCTGACCTACGCGGAGTTCTGGACGCTGGAAGGCTTTCTGCGCCATTCCTTCTTCAACGGCTGGCATCCGGCGTTTCCCTGGGCCGCGTTCCTGTTTCTGGGCATGTGGATCGGGCGCCTGGATCTGGCCAGCCGCCGGGTTCAGGCCCGCATGATCGTCTGGGGCGTGGCAGCGGCAGTGCTGGGCGCCCTGCCCGGGATGCTGCTGCAGGATCCTGAGCTGGCCGAACTCTTCGGCACCAGCGCCATTCCCCCTGGCCCGTTCTACATTATCGCAGCCTCCGGCACCGCGGTTGCCGTGACCGGGCTGATGCTGGCGATCGGCCCGGCGCTGGACAAGGCTGGGCTGGGGGAATGGCTGGCAGCACCAGGGCGGCAAGCGCTGAGCCTCTATGCGGCGCATATCCTGTTGGGCATGGGCACATTGGAAGCCATGGGCCAGCTGGACGGTTCGCTCGGCACCTCCCGGATCTTCGGCTACTCGCTTGGCTTCTGCGCCCTGTCGATGGTGCTGGTCTGGATCTGGAACATCTTTGCGAGAAACGGACCGTTGGAAGCGCTGATGCGCTGGAGCACCCGTTTTCCCCGGTGA
- a CDS encoding MBL fold metallo-hydrolase: MRGFCCLLWLILCATALQAQERRASHCIALAGATPGLEYLHQAGWQDPVALDSVQVRYIAHASFLLRTEGGLNVVTDFTGFTGAAPLVPDVVTMNHAHETHWTAHPDPAIPHVLRGWGPLEDGIKHHLDLGEMLIRNVSTDIRNMFGGVAAHGNSIFVFEAAGLCIGHLGHLHHVPTPEQYAALGRLDVVMAAVDGGITLPLDQMLEVLGRLRSSVIIPMHWFSDASLQRFLARAGPEFDVVNEGNSALTVSLRSLPGRPTIHVLQPKYLAEEE, from the coding sequence ATGCGCGGCTTTTGCTGTCTCCTTTGGCTGATCCTCTGTGCCACTGCCCTCCAGGCCCAGGAGCGGCGGGCGAGCCATTGTATCGCGCTGGCCGGGGCAACCCCTGGTCTGGAGTATCTGCACCAAGCCGGCTGGCAGGATCCTGTTGCCCTGGACAGCGTGCAGGTCCGCTATATCGCGCATGCTTCCTTCCTGCTGCGCACCGAAGGCGGGCTGAATGTGGTCACCGATTTCACCGGCTTCACCGGCGCTGCGCCGCTGGTCCCGGATGTGGTCACCATGAACCACGCCCATGAAACCCATTGGACGGCGCATCCCGATCCAGCCATTCCCCATGTGCTACGGGGCTGGGGGCCGCTTGAGGACGGGATAAAACACCATCTGGACCTTGGCGAAATGCTGATCCGCAATGTCTCCACTGACATCCGCAACATGTTCGGAGGCGTGGCAGCGCACGGCAATTCGATCTTCGTTTTTGAGGCGGCTGGCCTCTGCATCGGCCATCTGGGTCATCTTCACCACGTGCCAACCCCGGAACAATATGCGGCGCTGGGGCGGCTGGATGTGGTGATGGCGGCGGTGGATGGCGGCATTACCCTGCCGCTGGATCAAATGCTGGAGGTGCTGGGGCGGTTGCGTTCCTCCGTCATTATCCCGATGCATTGGTTCAGCGACGCATCGCTGCAGCGCTTCCTGGCCCGGGCCGGCCCTGAGTTTGATGTCGTGAATGAAGGCAATAGCGCCCTTACGGTCTCCCTGCGCAGCCTGCCTGGCCGTCCGACGATCCATGTGCTGCAGCCGAAGTATCTAGCTGAAGAAGAGTGA